The genomic interval GAAGAAACCCGACCTCGTGAGGTCGGGTTTACTGGCATGAGATTGTGCCCAGGCTAGCAGTCTCATCTCGATCCTGCTTCGGCTTGAATCTGAGTAGAAAGATGCTATGCCGAATACGTTAAAAAAAGCCGACCATCTCGTGGTCGACCTCTAACTATTCTATTGCGCGGTCAAGATTTGTGGACCTTCAGCCGTGATGGCAATCGTATGCTCGTATTGGGCGGCGAGCTTGCGGTCCAGCGTCCGTGCGGTCCAGTTGTCCGAATCGATTGTCATGTGGTAGGTGCCTTCGGTGATCATTGGCTCGATCGTGAACACCATGCCTTCCTTGATGCGGAGGCCTTTGCCGGGCTTGCCGACATGTATATAGTTCGGCTCCTCGTGCAGATCCCGGCCAATGCCATGTGCGAGAAGGTCGCGCACGACGCCGAAGCCGTTCGATTCGGCATGCCGCTGGATGGCGCTCGTCACGTCGCCCAGCCGATTGCCGGGCTGCGCCTGCGAGATGCCGATGTCAAGGCATTCCTTCGTGACACGCATCAGCTTCTCGGCCGTCGGCGATATGTTCCCGACTGCATAGCTCCAGGCCGAATCGCCGAGCCAGCCGTCGAGCTCTGCGACCGTGTCGATCGTCACGATATCGCCCTCCTCAAGAGGCTTATCGCTAGGGAAGCCATGCGCGATCACGTCGTTGACAGATGCACAGGTCGCATATTGATAACCCTTGTAGCCCTTTGTGTAGGGCTTGGCGCCAT from Paenibacillus sp. FSL K6-3182 carries:
- the map gene encoding type I methionyl aminopeptidase produces the protein MVILKSKHEIEAIRKACQVVAECHRTIASLIKPGITTNEIERIFEDIILKHGAKPYTKGYKGYQYATCASVNDVIAHGFPSDKPLEEGDIVTIDTVAELDGWLGDSAWSYAVGNISPTAEKLMRVTKECLDIGISQAQPGNRLGDVTSAIQRHAESNGFGVVRDLLAHGIGRDLHEEPNYIHVGKPGKGLRIKEGMVFTIEPMITEGTYHMTIDSDNWTARTLDRKLAAQYEHTIAITAEGPQILTAQ